A section of the Tenrec ecaudatus isolate mTenEca1 chromosome 10, mTenEca1.hap1, whole genome shotgun sequence genome encodes:
- the TTC19 gene encoding tetratricopeptide repeat protein 19, mitochondrial isoform X2 translates to MKDEPEEAELILHDALRLAHQSRNNKAITYTYDLMANLAFIRGELENAEKLFKATMSYLLGGGMKQEDNAIVEISLKLASIYAAQNRQEFAHAGYEFCISTLEGKMEREDELAEDILSEEKKANTHLLLGMCLDSYARYLLFTKQPSQAQKMYERALKISEEIQGETHPQTIVLMNDLATTLDAQGHFEEAFTYVQRASELARQTKHPELHMVLSNLAAILMHRERYPQAKEIYQEALKQAELKKDEVSIQHIREVLAELSRKK, encoded by the exons ATGAAAGATGAGCCAGAAGAAGCTGAGCTAATTTTGCATGACGCTCTCCGTCTTGCCCACCAGAGCAGAAACAATAAGGCCATCACGTACACCTATGACTTG ATGGCCAACTTAGCATTTATACGTGGTGAACTTGAAAAT GCAGAAAAACTTTTTAAAGCAACAATGAGTTATCTGCTTGGAGGGGGCATGAAGCAG GAAGACAATGCAATCGTTGAGATCTCCTTAAAGCTGGCCAGTATCTATGCTGCTCAAAATAG ACAGGAATTTGCTCATGCTGGCTACGAATTCTGCATTTCAACTTTAGAGGGGAAAATGGAAAGAGAAGATGAACTAGCAGAAGACATTCTGTCAG AGGAAAAGAAAGCCAACACCCACCTCCTCCTAGGCATGTGCTTAGACTCCTACGCTCGCTACCTTCTGTTCACCAAGCAGCCATCACAGGCACAAAAGATGTACGAGAGAGCTTTGAAGATTTCTGAAGAAATACAAGGAGAAACACACCCACAG ACCATTGTGCTGATGAATGACCTGGCTACGACTCTGGATGCACAAGGCCACTTTGAGGAAGCCTTCACTTATGTGCAGAGGGCATCAGAGCTGGCAAGACAGACAAAGCACCCTGAGTTGCACATGGTACTCAGTAATCTAGCTGCAATTCTGATGCACAGGG AAAGATATCCGCAAGCCAAAGAGATCTACCAGGAAGCACTGAAGCAAGCAGAGCTGAAGAAGGATGAGGTGTCCATACAGCACATCAgagaagtgttggctgagctgtcaAGAAAAAAGTAG